From the genome of Mya arenaria isolate MELC-2E11 chromosome 5, ASM2691426v1:
catcatcacccaTTACTGTTCAAAGTTcccattttaataaataaatgtttaaagagttaaaaatgtaaaaaaggaaTTGTTGGAAAAGGTAAAAGAatttaacaagtaaaaaaaaacctggAATAATCAAATACTGATGGCTAGAATACATGTAGTTGAGTGATTAGTTCAGTTTTAATAATCATAAATGGACATATCAACCATCAGACAATGTCTCTAACGAAAGTTTTTTCTTCTTGGCAGTGGAGTATGATCAATGTTTTTCTGGCTTTGACCACACACTGTTATGTTTCCTCTCTTGGGGATGAGAGCCTGTGATCCAATTGCTCTCAGCTGGGTCATGGTGTGGTTGACCTCAAACACGGTTGGGTTGACATTACTTCCACACTTGTTCCTATAATGTCCGAAATGCTGTTCTAGTGGGTCTTGATTAAAACTATGGGTTAAAACAAATGGAGCACCACTGTCAATAATGATCTTAACGCACTCAGAAACAGAGCTACATGTTATGTGTAGGCCATTCAGGGTCTGCTGTGACAGCATCATGGCATTTTTCTGGCTTTGTGAGAAATTGCCCTCCCGGGCCATTACATCGTCCTGCCATTTGGTTAAATAGGTCAAAAACGGTCCTGTTAGCCAGTTGAGGCGGATATCCTGAGAACTTCTGTATGGCTCAAGATTTggatttcttttgtttttccCCTCATATAGACTTCttacatttaaacaatcaaaGAATTTGTCAAAGTTTCttagaaaaacaacagtttcttCCACTTCTTCCCCATACAGGTGCTCAAGGGCATTCGCGACAGTTACAGAGATGACCTGGGCGGCTAAGTTTACTTTCATAATGCTAAAAGCATTGAGATTTACATGTGCATGTGTTAATTTAGGGCATGGTGAATATACACTTGCTTGGCAATGCTCTTCATATAACCTGACAATGTGCCTCCAGCTTATATCTTTATTGTTGGTCCACAATGTCCTTGaatttttatggaaaaaagaATTGCTAAAGCAGTTTCTAGCTGTTTTGAGCAGGTGGGGGGCATCTGATATAAAGAATATCTTTCTGTTGAAATCATGGGGATTGACTGTATAGTAGCCTTTGTCATTTCCTCCATCATCATGCAGCCTAAAAAACTTCCGGTTAGATGAGGCACCATCACATGTGATGCAAAGTACTTTCAATCGTGCGCACTTTTCAACATACAGCACTGCTTTCCAAATAATTGGATAAAGAAAGTCTGCTGTAATGCTATTAGTGGCATATCCTGCTAATGGAAACTTGAGATTTGTTGAGAGTCCACGTACCATTACAACTAACATGTATTTAGCTAATTGTCTATCAGTCTTCTTTAATTGACTTTCTAGGTTGAGAATATCATTGCCAACTGAGTCCAAATCAACAAAGCCAATCAGCTCACCAGTATGTTTATCATACACCAGATCTGCCTTTATTCTTATTTCGTCAAACAACAAGCCAACCCAAGATTTCCAGTCTTCTGAATACAGTCCATTTTTTCCGATTCTTCTTGTAGAAGCTTTACTGTTTCTGCGGTTATGCCAGTGGTACTCTTTGTAAAGTGAGAAAAATCGAAAAGTGTGCGTGAGCTTGGCAACTTGATAAACCCGCTTTGGCGCAAAGCCTCATAGGTTTTGTTTGACGTGTGTCGCAAATATAAGCACCAACGAATGATCATTGGATGCCATCTCATTCCCTTCTTTTTAGTTGTAGATTCCTTCAACTGTTGTTCCCAGAATAACCTCTGAAATGAGTTTTCATCTGGGTATgctgttttaactttttgttcACATGTTGCCATTAGATCACTTAATTCAAAAGACTCAATCTCACTCAAGCTCTGTCCCTCAGTCTGAATTTTTTTGGTTAGTTGCCTTTTTAATTTGTTGACTTCTGAATGGaggctttttatttcatttttctgttcatttattttcatgataaatTGCGTTTTGTCcatgtttgaatgtttataattagaatgagtatattgtttttttatagcaGATTTAGCTTCTTTCCGTCTATATTCCCTATTCCTGAGCACTGCTCTCACTCTGCTGCATTCAATACATCGATcatgttttgtcaataaaacaaGATCACACATTACAGCACGCACAGTACTGTTGTATGAGAATGTGCCACATTCAGCTCCAAAATTTCCCTCTCTGTACGCCAAGTTCTGTTTATTTGAGGAGCTGATGTAGCTACCTTCTGGAACAAGTTCCACATAAACTTGCTCTGGACAGCCAATACACACATGGGCAGTTTTGAGCTTGTtaacaattgtcaaaatgtcCTCTAAAAAATTAACCCCCTTTCCGAAGTCAGAGAATAAGCTATGGGATGCAGCCACAGCTCTGTTATGAATAAGCACCTCAACAGTTAAGTCCTTGTTGATCACCAAACAAGTTTTTACTGTGGTTTTGTAGTGTTCCAACACTCGAATGGTGTGATCCTTCAAAACAACGAAAGTTGGATCAATTTTGTCACGCAAGTCATCATATAACTGATCAAATGCATCAGACttaacaacaacattttctgCAATGTCTGTCTCATTTACAATTGGTTCAGACTCATTATCAAGGCACGGATTCAGTGTTTCAATGTCAATAATGCACTCATAGTCACTGTCTATCTCCACATCACATGGCATACTGGCTATACAACTATAGTTGTGGTCATCTTccattgtttcaaatgtttgtacAGCTTTAACACTAGCAGCCTCTGTCTGAATTGTAGTGTCGTCGGTTTGGCAATACTCATGGTCAAGGGCCGACTCTCCATTAGGTAGCTCAGGTTCACTTCGACGCACCTTCTTCCGCCTCAAACCAAAATTGTTCTTTTTCCGTTTCCACGGCATCTTTCCTGAAACGACAaggaaaagaaaatgtatttacttATACTACAAATGATGGTTGCAAACATTCCATGAGAAGCAGTTATTCAAACTATAATTCTTTACGGTCAGTCAATTGCAAAGACACGCCCCTACCACACACCAAGGTCGGGAGATATACCAGGGAAAGCCGGATGAACCGAACCGTGCTGGGTGAATGCAGTTGTTTTGTCTTGTGCCAAAAATAGGTGGAAATGGACCTTACCGAGGGTCCCTGAGGCACAGGGCATAACAGGGATTTTAGccaggcttggctggaccaacTGTCAAGTTCGGGCTTTATCCAAGACcttggggccgtggttacaagtAGCTTACAACTGAATGGTGCATTAATAAAGCCAACAATCACAAGCTTGTGTCCGATGTCACGCAATAAGTGTCTTATTATCAGAATATTTGGAAGATATATGAAGTCTCCATGCACATGAAAATGGCCAAATGTCACTACCTCCTAAGATCATCaaatcaaaacagaaaaaaaaacttacatcaTGGCTTGACAAGTTTATCAAAAAGGAAATGTTTTCACTAATCCCGGAAGTGTTAATTATAAAAACTTCTTACTGAAGAGCCTTAAATAACGAGAACTCTTTATAGGTTATGAACTactattaaaatacaattaccAACAAGGAAGCTACCCATGATCATAGACACGGGCCTGTTAACCTATGATACACGGTCATCGAAATTCAGAACTTTATGATGAACAAAATAAGGGActgaattcttatacttttgcttggcatcattttttttttaaaaatccctGCGCTATACGATTTAACCTTTGAGAAACCCAGGGCAACAtttaaccagtgcagggcttgcgggcttgtgatAATTTCAACCATTGGAAACAATGCATACTCTTGGTGTGCCAAAAAAAGGgttttatttcttgataaacAAGGCGTCAAATGCTAtcctgtttgtttttatatacatgtaatgctTGAGCAGGCAACTACCAGATCAGGTAATAGTATCAAACTGGACAACCATATGTGGTGATCTATTCATAGACTATTGTGACAAGCAATAAGCCACCTCTATGGCTGTCAACGAGACAATTTTAATCtatcaaataagaaaaaaaagtatctctgatcgctcattattgtagctacaggaatacacatgaaatgtcaaaaaaaaGTACCCCTAATCGCTTATTATAGTAGCTATGACAAGCAACAAAGCAGAACTCATGACTTGCTGTAAAATTTCGTTTATGAATTGGGAGGAAAATTAGTCAGCTTAATATAAAGCAATGCAatcaataatgcaccagtcaattgtaaccacggccccaccCAGGTCCGGTGGTATACCGGCCGGGGATAGCCGAGGAAAAGGaccatgtttttactttccaggtggcccgcAGGGCCAGGTGACCGccgtggttttgtcatagcgccaaatttagaggagattgggccttatatagagtctctgctGTGCAGGGGCATTTTGCCGGGGTTAAACAACAGTTCGCCCCCGCAGGACGGAGATTTTACCcaggggttggctggaccgaaagtctaAGTCCCAGCTATTGGGGGGTACAatattgactggtgcataaccataaaacaaaaattctaaaaaaaaaatccgaatattATATCCGAATTTCTATGCAACAACACGGACCTCTAAACCATAGGTCCATGGCAACAATAGCAAGGTTAAAAGAAAAACCCACCCTAACATCATTCATTTGATTATCATTGGACAtcaaacaacataaacatgaacattttaagaaaaactaaGTTAACTTTTTCCGATTAGACGGACCTGCGGTCGGCAGTAATTCTCTAAACAAACCAGTCAAATTTaccaattttataaaacatcagTACAaccttaatatttaaataatttcaaaagtatctctacattaaatagtttatatatttatcttgcATATTAAATCACAAAATTTACGCTGGAATTGTTAATTACAGATCCTTATGCTTTAGAAAAAGACATAGAATTTTGTTAACGATTTTATCTCTCCCGGTTGCCAAAGTTAGGTAAAGAAAAGGAGAAGAATTACCAGGCTACAACTAAAATAATAtactacaatacaacaaacatatcacaaaatatataaaatacaaaccaTGGGCTAGGTTACAGCAATAATTGGGACGATTGCATCGGATAAAGTTAGCACAATTTTTCGACTGAAGCAAGATGGCTGACGTCTCGAAAATGACCACACTGTGagatctcggaatgaaatcGCGCGGCACGCGTGCGTTTGAGCTAATCGCATTCACACAGACGcgagttgccaatccatggtttataggtccgtgataaaGCCTactaaaaaaagcctacctaccctacctatttttgaaaagatgtaacactaaccaaacatttttttaggcctaactgAAGTACcgcatagtttacaattaattcctttttcgtatttttatagatgttatcacgtgatattaccgagtgaAGTGGATAGAATAGTTATATTACCCTTGCCGGGATGCAATACCGGTTCGAATCCGGTCTTcgtcacaattttttttttaattttggtattcTTTTTTTACACTTATGATATTAACgagtaaaatgtattattaaataattgttctgagattcgttacacaaaaaacttttttggtgccaatctggtgtacagtccctttaagttatCGGAGGAGAAATGCACTGCGCGAGTTAAGAGATATggttttattattgtaatttgaataCTAATAGATTATGCTTGACGAAGGCACATAcgttatataatgttttaatatcatcTAATTGTAATAAGTCCCAACATTACAATATATTAAGATTTGGTCGGAAATAGTTACTGATATACTTAAATCTATGTTTAATTAGGTTACTACAAACAAAAAGTTAGTGGATCATTAACCCACATTTCTTTTGACAcataaaaagcaatatattttcTCATACGGAACATTATTTTCATGGTTCTAAGACTTCAAAAATAAACTTCTTGTGTTAAAGAAGGTTCAAACTGCATTATGTCCTTAAAGACATTAAATTTAGTCCTTGTCGTTATATAAGATTGGCTTTGACTCTGATCATGTTGATTAAAGTGATCCATCAATGTTTTATGACCATGTCTATGttctaatgttttttttttaaatgtgctgATCTTCAAATATTGCTATTGAGTAAATATTTGATTgcttttaatcatttatattggATTAGAGAGTGGAACATACAAATACAGAGTATTTTAATATCACACCAAATTATCCATGATTAACCGACCATTTTAGCCTGTATTGTGAGTCTCATGAGATATCAGTTTGGTTCGCCATATATCATATgctgatgttatttttttagaatttagTGATTTCCGCAAACATTTGTGGATTTTCTCTAGGCAatctttgttttcttcaaaGTCCAATTTTACTTGAATGGAActtataaactaaataaatacgCTTTGTTGCACACATTTGCTTTGATACGACAGACTCGTCCGAAACAACATTGGTCGTAGCGGAATAAACGATGTGTGTTAATACTGGTATTTTACTTGTTTCTGAAAAGCTGAATACCACTTTTACGTTTGAAAACAGGTTGTTTACAGGATaacttacatttgttttaattataaacgcTTATGTTGTCATTTAACAATAGTTTGTGTGAGCGACTAATGTAGATTTACCCTCGTAATGTGAATTTACCGATGTTTTTTTAGAAGAAATCTTCCATTTAAGATATGTAAATtctgatgtttacaaatatcCAACACATATCGACCAACTAGTTTGCTTTTCGCTTAGGAATAGAACACAGAACAGAGCAGTTTTTAGATACAAGCATATATAGCTTATGATCATCAATGCAATCATCATAGCATGCAAAACCGCATAAATGACCTAAcatgattacaaacaaataataacaagagaGCAATAACATCCAGTTTAAGTTAGACTGTTATGTTCACTTTATTTCCTCTTATCTGATTTGCCTTTATCATAAATATAGCCATTTTGTGTAACAGTGACTTCTTTGTAGAGTTAAGAAgtgtaatatattttgacaaactCGGTCGGGAACGCTAATGACTAGGTTTAtaatggtatttatttattgttactATCAATCACATATtgatacaaaatgatattcatcttcaatgtcattcAATTGACATCTTCTGCATGACGGGGAATGTTCCTATAACAGCATTCTTCGATTTTAAGCCTCATATCATCAATCATCAATATATGAGGATAATATTAATTTGCTAAACGCATGTCTGTGTTACACATTGTCAACAGTGTATCGATAGCAAGACATTCATGTCAAATGTGGATTTCATTGGACGAAATAGAGTTAGACTTGTTGAGTTATTAACACCTTCATTACATTTGGTAATATAAGTAACTTTTAGTGTTGTTTTAACCGACTTATAAAACATGATGTATTAATCACTGAGTTTCTATACAGCCAAACCCAAACCTCATTTAAAGTGATTCGCTCATGggttgtaaaatgcactttttcaaTTACGAAAGTTTAGTAAATCaggattgttaaaacaaaaataccaaaagctggaactcTTCagcaaattttgatatttactcaaatatcgtctttgaagaccacagtTTCATTTAGCTATACACTGTTAATCCTTCCTCGAACACCTTGTTCAAAAGTCATTATTTTCGTCTTGTTGACACTCATTTGAGTCTTCCATCGATCACCGTAATCCCGTAACAAGTCTTTTGTAATCCCTCGGCGGTTTCCCTTAATAGAACACACGCTTAGATAATGCTActtgttgaaattattcataGTTTCACCATCATATCAAACTACTCAGAAAAGAGGAGCTcaacattaataaaaacatttgagaTTTGCATGTTGGTCTCTCCTACCTCACATGGTCATAATTATTTCGCATTTCGTTAGTTTCTTCTTTAAAAACCAAACTTTCAtcatggtttaaaaaaagtaatgtcTTTGGGAGAAGGTAAATAGATCCTTTGATAATTTTGATTCAAACAGAGTTATttccaaataaatattaagtcCACATCTTAACAAGATCTTCAATCTAAAGTTTTACTTTCTGAAATAGGAGAAATATTgttacttaaaacatttttactgcCAGATTTGCGAcagtattttgtaattttatttagccaGAAACATTTAGAGAGCCGATTGGTAGACTTTGTTCATTAAACATTGTCCCCTGTCTACCTTAAGCCTGGTTGTCAACATAAAACGTAGGCGGCTGGCCAACACCGGAAGCACTCTCTCGCATAAATAACAGGGTCCATTCTATAACTATATGGACAAGGTTATTTGGTTAACTAGGAAGGTCCTGGATGGAAGAGACGCCCCTTTGCGCATAATTAACTTAAGTTCATGGGCGGTTGCGTCGCGTCAGGATCATTCGAACGATATCTCAAAATACGCTCCTTCCGACGAGGAATATCAGAGTTCCTGCTGCTCAGCATGGTAATGTGCCACCAGAGAAA
Proteins encoded in this window:
- the LOC128235202 gene encoding uncharacterized protein LOC128235202; protein product: MPWKRKKNNFGLRRKKVRRSEPELPNGESALDHEYCQTDDTTIQTEAASVKAVQTFETMEDDHNYSCIASMPCDVEIDSDYECIIDIETLNPCLDNESEPIVNETDIAENVVVKSDAFDQLYDDLRDKIDPTFVVLKDHTIRVLEHYKTTVKTCLVINKDLTVEVLIHNRAVAASHSLFSDFGKGVNFLEDILTIVNKLKTAHVCIGCPEQVYVELVPEGSYISSSNKQNLAYREGNFGAECGTFSYNSTVRAVMCDLVLLTKHDRCIECSRVRAVLRNREYRRKEAKSAIKKQYTHSNYKHSNMDKTQFIMKINEQKNEIKSLHSEVNKLKRQLTKKIQTEGQSLSEIESFELSDLMATCEQKVKTAYPDENSFQRLFWEQQLKESTTKKKGMRWHPMIIRWCLYLRHTSNKTYEALRQSGFIKLPSSRTLFDFSHFTKSTTGITAETVKLLQEESEKMDCIQKTGNLGLACCLTK